The following nucleotide sequence is from Deltaproteobacteria bacterium.
CGGGGAAAGCTGACATCATTTACATGGGCAGACAATTAACCTCTGATCCTGAAACCCCGAAAAAGTATTATCAAGGGCGAACAGATGACATCAGAAAATGTATCGGATGTCTGGAAGGCTGCGGCACGCCCTGCCCCATTAACTATGATATCGCCCCGGGGTCCATTCCTTTAACCCCGGCCAGCAGCCCTAAGAAGGTTTTGATTATAGGCGGCGGTATCGCGGGCATGGAGGCTGCCAGGGTGAGTGCCAGCCGCGGTCATAAGGTTACCTTGATTGAAAAAAGCGCCAAGCTGGGCGGCACTGTGGCTGCGCTCGCGCTCGATCCCCTCACCGCTGAATTTGGAAACATAGTAGAATACCTCGGCGCCCAGATGAGGAAGCTGAATCTAGATGTGCGACTTTGTAAGGAAGCTGATAGGGCAGATATTGAGGAATTGAATCCTGACGTCATCTTTTTAGCGACAGGCGCATCTTTGAGAATACCAGAACTAGCCCTGGAAAAAACCGGCGTTATGGACCACATCGAGGCCTTAAGGCATAGAAATAAAATAGGCCAACGAGTTGTGGTTTGGGGCCTGATGTATGGAGCTGAACTGGCCGTCTCCCTGGCCGAAGAAGACCGGGAAGTGGTTTTAATGGGTGAAGCGGGTGAAAATTCATTGGCCAGTCACGCTTCAAGCAATCGCATATGGTGGGTCTTAAAAAAGCTCACGGATATCAATGCTGTTAGAGAGAGACCCGAATCGGTGCGGGTCAGCAATCCAGAAGTTTTATTTCATGTGAAAGTGAAGGAAATAAGTGGCGGGGGAATTTCGATTACGAATAAGGACGGGAAAAAGAGTATCCTTCATTATGACACGCTTATTATTTCTAGAGGCCGGAAAAAGAATGATTCCCTTTTTGAAGAACTCAAGGGAAGGGTACCGGAAATTTACAAAATCGGAGACTGCTCGGCAGCCGGGAATATACTCAGGGCCGTGTGGAGCGCCAACGAAACAGCTAGAAGGATTTAATCGAATCAGGTGAGGCAAGAGATTATTTATACCTAATTGAACCACTTAATCCCGACGGTGGTTCAGAGGGCTGGGGCAACCCATGAGGGCGACAGGCATTGCCCGGTTGGCTGAGATCGTCAATCAATTAAGCCTCTGACTCTTGGCCTGGCCAAGACATTATGAGCCTTTTTCACGAAAAATTTTTTCAGCAGCATTAAGTTCAGCAGCACAGGCAAAGGTCATGAAAAAAAGAAATAAAAACAGATTGAATTTACTAGCAGGGCCGCGAGTTCCGCGATGAGAAGGACAAAGGAACAAGCAGAGATAACAAGGAAAAAGATACTCAGGGCGGCGCGTGAAATATTCTGCAGAGAAGGTTATTCCAGTACGCGTCTGGAGGAGGTGGCGAAAAAGGCAGGAGTGACTCGCGGGGCCATCTACTGGCATTTCGGTGATAAATATAAGCTATTCGTCAGTTTATTAGATGAGGGTTTTCGCGGATATTCCAAGCGGATCGTGGAAATTATTAATGGCGACGCCTCTCCTGTCACTAAAATCCGCAATCTGATGAAGGAGGCCCTTATTTCCCTGGACGAGGATAAAAAGTACCGCAGTGCTCTGGAGCTGTACTCCTTAAAGGCAGAGTTTACAGAGAAGCGTGCCAGGCAGTGGGAGGAGCTGCAGAAGCAGCAGGAGGAATTGCAACAGCGGTTGATGAGCGTGCCCGAAGCCCATCAATGGCTTAGAAAAGCGGTGGAGGATTTAATTCAAGAAGGAATTGTCATTGGTGAGATTGTTCCCGACATTGATCCTAAATTGGCCGCTTTGGCATTAATGAGCTATCTCAGCGGTGTGCAGTCAACCTGGCTGGATGATCCTCAGGCTTTTTCAGGCAAGGAGACGCCGGATGAACTGGTGGAGTTTATATTAAGCAGGATTATTAACCCAAAAGGCAGGTTAGAGCTTTATTTAAAAAAGCACAGTATTTCATTGGAGAAACCTTACCAAAAAGGAGGGTAACGATGGGTTAAAAAAAGATCTAGTGAAATAGAATTATTTTAATTTAAGTACTTCGGAATTTAATTTCTTCTGCATAACAGACTAGTATGACATTATAGGAGCGTATTTTTTCCATTTTTTCCAGAAAGCACCAAAACGCTGAAAATGGAGAAGCATTCCTTTAAGGTCATCATTTTTCGCTTGATTCCAGACAACAGGCGGGTCGCGTTGAGCCAGGCCTGAGGGGAAGGCTGGTTCTCCTTAACGGTGAGAGGGGTTGGCTTGACCCGTAAACTGGTTTACCGCTATCTTGAAAAATAAGGAGTTTATCGTTATGTCAGAAAAGACGGAAAAAAATCTGGCCTATGCGTTTGCTGCCGAATCTAAGGCTGCTATCCGAAATGCTGCCTTTGCTAAAAAAGCCGAAACAGAAGGCTATGCGCAAATAAGCCGCTTGTTTAGGGCCGTTTCAGACGCGGAATCCGTGCATGCTAACCGATACATCATGTTGATGCGCGGCAAGATTGGACCTACAGAAGAAAACCTCGAAACGGCTTTTCAAAACGAGATTAAAGCCAATGTGGAAGAATATCCCCAGCTAATCAAGGAGGCATCTGAGGAAAGCGATGAGATGGCATTAACGGCTTTTTCACAGGCTAAGGACGTTGAGAGCCGTCATGCCGAGCTTTACAAAAAGGCCATGAACGATATGCTTTCAGATCGAAAGACAGACTATTATGTCTGCCAGGTTTGCGGCTATATCAGTGAGGATGAGCCTCTAGAAAAGTGCCCTGTCTGCGGAGCGGAAAAAGAAAAATTCAAACACGTCACTTAGCAATATCTCACGCAAGACAATACTAAAAAATATAGCCTGCCCGCACCTTCAGGCTGTGTCTTTAAATGGCACTTTGTGTCAATGACATTTTAAAATGACCGGTGTATGTAGCACATCAATTGACCGATGAATCGAAGGAGCCCAGTGGCGAGACACTTGTAAGCGATACCTCCAATTAGTGTCGCGCTGCAAGTGGCGTGACACTGGGCGGGGCTTCTTGTTGGTCATTTATGATTTGTCCCTGGTCATTATATTGAGCCAGCTTACGGGGACCATGGAAGACGGCATAAGTTCCGTCTGCATATTCATGGAGCCGCACCCTGGTCTTTACGTAATGGTAGCGATGTTTGTCCGGCGGGATTTGTAGGACAAGGCCCTTATAACGAACGGTATTATCGTTACTGACCGTTCGTTCTTCCTGCACGCTCAGAATATCCTCCAAGCGACCCCCCACCCAAGGGACGAAAGCGCTGCCTTCCTCTGTGGCCGGGGCGGCGAAACGACGATTATGCTCGGGCAAGTATTTGGCCTTTAAAAAGCGGTTGGCCTCTTCCATATCTGTAATACCGTGGAGGCGCAGCTCTTGGGGCAGGCGATTTTGCAGGGTCTCAAACATCCGTTCTGAACGTCCCCTGGCTTCTGGAGAGTAGGCCGGGATCAATTCGATGCCTAACTGTATCAGGGCTCGACCGACCTGGGTCGGTCTGGTCCGGTCCACCTGACCGCCGGCCTGGGGAGTGTGCCAGTAGTGGGAAGCTCGGTCGGCATACAAGGAACTGAACAGGCCCTGTTTCCGGATGACTTCCCCCAGACCCAGGAAAGAACTCATGGTCCCTTCCTCTGCTACAAAAAAGGCGGAATAGATGACGCTGGTGGCGTCATCCATGGTCACGATCAAGTCCCAGATTTTCCCTGGAACCCATTCATGGCTTGATCCGTCCTGGTGCAGCATCATCCCTGGCAAAGGCCGTCGGGGTCGTTTGCGGCGATGAGCCCCTCGCCGGGGAGCTTTCTTTACTAACCCATTGTCCTGCAAGACCTTTTTGGTCCAGGTGTAGCTTCGTTGAATACCGTGGCCCGCCAGCTTCTCGTGAAAGTGCTTGACTGTAAAATCATAGTACCTGGTTTTAAACAAAGTCAGCACCCCCATGACCTCGTCCACCGGCGCCCGGCGATGCGACAGCTTGCCCAACCGCCGATCCGCCAGACCCGACAGGCCCTCTTCTTCATAACGCTGGCGCATGCGGTAGAATGTGCTCACCGATGTCCCCAATAACTCCGCCGCGTCTTCACAACTCAAGGTCTTCGTTTGATAGCGACCATATGTGTCCTCAAACCGCATCATCCTCACCTCTTGTAGCACCTCTGCTCGTTTCATGTATCATCCTCCTAAAGAGGATCATCCATGATCGGTCAACTCATGTGCTACCTAATTCGGTCATATCATGTGCTACTGACAATGCTTTTTTTAATAGTTGACATACCCTGCATGAATGATATACTCACCCGGTAAAGTGGGCATGAAGTCCACGATATAAACATAAAAAAAACAATATAAGATAGAAAATTCAGGCCGCGAAGGCAGTTTCCTCAGAAGAGGAAAATGAACTGCGCGGCCTTTTTTTTCTTGGGACACCATATATGGCTGAGCCGGCAGGCGCAGAATGGAGATCTAGGTGAATTTTGCAGTGGCGTCAATAAGAAAGGATGAAGCAGTTACCCACGAGCCCGGTCAAATCATCGAGACATACAAGGCAGCCATCAGAAGCAAGGTTTATCTTTTTATGGTGCTTCTCTTTCTACTTCTGGCCCTGATGATCGTTGCCATTGCCGTGGGTTCATATGATTTATCCGTTATTAGGATTATTCGTACTCTTTTCGGTTTGGAAGAGGGTCCTCAAAGAATCATCGTCTGGAACATCAGGATGCCGCGTATCTTGGCCGCAATCGTGGTTGGGTGCGGGCTGGGCCTGTCAGGCGTGGGCACACAGAGCCTGCTCCGGAATCCCCTAGCTTCTCCGTTTACCCTGGGCATCAGCCAGGGCGCGGCCTTTGGCGCGGCTTTCTCGATAGTGTTTTTAGGGGCCGGAGGTATGCTGGATAGCGCTCTGAGAACCGCTGACACCAACACCTTTACTATCCACAGTGTCTACACTGTGACCTTCTTCGCCTTCATCGGATCAATAACGGCTACGGCGGTGATCCTTTTACTGGCCCGGCTGAAAAAGATGTCGCCAGAATCAATCATTTTAGCCGGTGTGGCCCTGTCATCGCTTTTCACTTCCGGTACCATTCTGGTTCAGTACTTTGCCTCAGAAGTGGAAATAGCCACAGTGGTTTTTTGGACCTTCGGCGACGTGGCCCGTTCCAGCTGGCAGGAAATTTGCGTTTTAAGCATAGCCACCTTTCTGGTGGTCATTTATTACGTGCTCAATCGCTGGAACCTCAATGCGTTGTCCACAGACGAGGATGCCGCCAGAGCCTTGGGCGTGAATGTGGAAAAAGTGCGGCTGCTAGGCATGTTTCTGGCGGCCTTGGTAGCGGCGCTGGCTACAGCCTTTCACGGTGTGATAGCATTTTTAGGTTTATTAGCTCCTCATATCGGACGCCAGCTCGTGGGCGCGGATCATCGGTTCTTGATACCCTATGCCTGCCTCATAGGAGCGCTGCTCTTGGTGGCGGCAGATACTATCGGCCGTCTGCTGGTGGGATCGGGTACGCTGCCCGTGGGCGTTCTGACCTCCTTCATGGGGGCGCCGCTTTTCCTTTATCTCCTTATAAGGGGATTAAATAAATGATTCTTTCAGTAAACGGCGTCCAATTCAGCTATAACAGCCATCCTGTCTTAAGTGACCTAAGCTTTGATTTACCGCCGGGACAAATCCTGGGGATTCTCGGCGTCAACGGGGCAGGTAAAACGACCTTACTTAAGTGCATCAATAAAATCCTCAAACCTCAAACCGGTACCGTTCTTTTAGAAAAACAGAGCGTTTTCCGTATGAGCGGAAACGAGATTGCCAAGCACTTTGGTTACGTCCCTCAAAAGTATGGGGATGAACCTCTGAATGTTTTTGATACGGTTCTTTTGGGCCGCAAACCGTATATCAAATGGGCGGTTACAGAACATGATCTGGAAGTAGTTGAACGGATCTTGAGACTGATGCACCTGGAACATATGGCCCAACGGCCACTCAGATATCTCAGCGGCGGTGAAACGCAGAAGGTTATCATGGCTCGGGCTTTGGCTCAGGAGCCGGAGGTGCTTCTCCTGGATGAACCGACAGCCAATTTAGACCTGAAAAACCAACTGCAGGTCATGGACCTGGTGACGAACGCAGTCCGTGAGCAGGGACTCTCCGCCGTGGTGTCCATGCATGATATAAATCTGGCCTTCCGCTTCGTTGATTTTTTCCTGATGCTCAAAGACGGAACCGTTCATACCCTGACCCCAAAAGAGGCTGTTTCTCCGTCAATGATTCAAGAAGTCTATGGTGTTGAGGTTATCCTCAGTCAAATTAAAGATTACACCGTTGTGATTCCAATCAGACATCAACAGGAGGATAGAAAGTTATGAAGAGGTTTCTGTTCATTTGTTGTGCCTTGATAGCAGTTCTGGTCATAACGAGTGGCGACTGGGTGCAGGCCGGGAATAAGATTGCCATCAAAGATATGGTTGGACGTGAGGTAATTGTGCCTCAAAATCCTGACCGAATTATCTGCGTCGCACCCGGCACGCTCAGGCTGATTATCTACCTGGGCGGAAAGAATAAGGTGATTGGTGTAGAAGGTATTGAAAAGAGATTTCCCTTCACCAGGCCTTATTGGATTGCTAATAATGATCTGGGCCGATTGCCTTCTATCGGACCGGGCGGCCCGAATTCCATCAACAAGGAGCCAGACCTGGAGGCGATTCTGGCGGTAAGCCCGGAAGTGATTTTCATCAGTTACATGGAAAGAGATAAAGCCGAAGCGCTTCAAAAAAAGATCGGCATCCCTGTGGTCGTTTTGACCTACGGACCTTTTGGCACTTTTAATGAGGTGGTGTACGACTCCCTCCGCGTGGCCGGTCAGGTTCTCGCTAAAGAAAAGCGGGCTGAAGAGGTGATCTCCTTTATTGAAAGCGCCAGGAAGGACCTTTTGTCGAGAGTGGAAGGGTTCCCGAAAACCAATAAGCCAAGCGTGTACGTGGGGGGCATTGGTTTTAAAGGCACCCACGGTATCGAAAGCACGGAAACCATCTACGCGCCCTTTGAATGGGTTAAAGCCAGGAACGCGGCCAAGGTCACAGGAAAGAAAGGCCATATGTTTATCAACAAGGAGAAGATCCTGGCCTTAAACCCTGACATCATCTTTCTGGACGGTGGCGGCAGCGAACGCGTTCGGCAAGATTACGAAAAGAAGCCGGAATTCTACCAGAGTCTCAAGGCATTCAAAAAGCGGCAGGTCTACATGCTTCATTCCTTTAACTGGTACATGACCAATATCGGTACCGTCATTTCCGACGCCTACACGGTTGGCAAGATACTTTACCCCAAAAAATTTGCAGACGTGGACCTAGGCGTCAAGGCTGATGAAATCTATACCTTCCTGATCGGCCAGCCAGTATATGGGAAAATGATAAAAATCCACGGTCCGTTGGGGCAAGTGTTACCGTATTTGAAGTGAGGATCTGCCAGCAAAAGTGGCCAGGGGAGCAATACATGGCTCTCGTGGCAATCCAGGTGGTGGAAGATTGTACGAACGCAAAGCATTCTATTTTGACTCACAGGTCGAGGCGCCCTGGGCGGCACAGGATTACGGCCCAGAAGAAAGGGCTAAATTGGGCCGGCTTTTTGCCCAAATCAAATCGCTTGAGGGATTGGCTGTACTGGAACCTGGATGCGGCACAGGCAGGCTGACTGAAATCTTGTCCGACCACGTCGGACCGAATGGTCGGGTGATAGCTTTGGACATCAGCTCCAAAATGGTCGAAGCCGCCCGCCTCCGGGTGGACGATCGTCAGAATGTCGAAGTGCGCCTGTCAGAAGTTGAAACCTTTCCACTGGAGGATGGTAGCTTCGATCTGATTTTATGCCACCAGGTTTTCCCTCACTTTGAAGACAAGGAAAAGACTTTAAACATTCTCGCCAGGTCGTTAAAGCCGAACGGAAGGTTCATAATCTTCCATTTCATAAGCTTTGCTCAGATTAATGATCTGCACCGCAAGGTTCATACAGCCGTACAAAACGACATGATTCCAGAAGCGAGGGAGATGGAGCGCCTTTTCAAAAAAGCCGGGCTGAAAATTGAATTTATAAAAGATGATGATCAAGGTTATTTCCTGAGCGCGGTGCCGAAGAAAATTGAATCAACATCTTCTTAAAATGTCAGCGATATAAAAAACTATAAATATTGGGAGCTTTTCTATTCGTGGCCGCAGAAAACTCAAAAACAAGGCAAACCACAATGGAGATAATTCTGAAGCCGGTGGGCCATGTCCGCAGTGAACTTAAAGCGCCCAGTTTAGTGGCCAGTTCAAGCGACATCAAACTCAAGAAAAACTTCGATCAGACCAGGAAAGAGGCCAGGGAAATCCGCACCTTAATCTCCGAATTAATCATAAACCCCGGTCTGGATGGCATCCTGGATGGACTTGAGGACTTTTCCCACATTCTTGTTCTTTACTGGCCACACCTGGTTCCACCAGAAGGGCGCACCTTGACCAAGGTTCATCCTATCGGACGTAAGGACCTGCCTCTGGTTGGCGTCTTTTCCACCTGCAGTCCGGCGCGGCCCAATCCTATCCTGGTGACTGCGGTTCGCCTTCTTGAACGAAATGAGAACGTGCTAAAAGTCCAGGGACTCGAAGCAATAGACGGCAGCCCTATCATTGACCTCAAACCATATGTCCCCAGCTATTACTCCGCAGAAGAAGTCGAATTGTCAGAATGGATGATGCGAATCAATAAGGAGATTTCCGAAGCCTGAGCCTGAACTCTCTTGACAAGACTTCCTCCATAAATTTTAAGTGTTTCTTGAATTGATCCGTTATTTCAAAATGTTATTATTTTTTGTAAGTGAAAACGGGAATATCTTGTGCCAGAGTGAGCTTGTGAGCTAACTTATGAGGTTGACATGAGGGTTCCCTGAATTTTTTACGATAGTCCCGTTAGGGACACCTGATAATAGCCCGGTAATCCATTACCGGGTTATAACTTCCTGGTTTCAGAACCTGTTTCGGAACATTTTTTTGGCAATTGCTCTAGATATTTGTAAAGAGTCAAGTCCCATAGGGACGATTGAAATTCCTTTGATGGGCTAATTTTTCAAGCGTCCCGATGGGACGCAAATTTTTTTCGCCATTGGCCCAGCGCTAAAGCACTGGGCTATTATCATATCGTCCTCCGGACAAAGAGCCTCTGAAAACCTCTATTTTTAGGGAAAGTCCTGGCATATCTTTTTCCTTGAAAGCTCAGGAAAGGAGATGGTATGAATGATTAATCTGAGGCGGTATTATCCGGTTGAGTTAAGATCAAGCGGAGCAGACGGGTCACAAGCTCTATTCTTTATGTGAGGCCTTGACCTTGGGGGGGATTTACCAAAAAAAAGAAAAAGTGTAAACTATAAGTTAATTTATCTGGAGTAAACAAATCATCATAAGAAGAGGAAGAGGAAACTATGGCCAACTCGATCCGGATTGACCGAGATATTCCCATGAAGACACGAGACGGCGTAGTGCTGCGCGCAGATGTTTATCGGCCTGACGATAAGGATAAACACCCTGCCATTTTGATCCGTTCCCCTTATAACAAGCAACTGTCAGGGAAGAGCGACTACTTATCGGCCGTGGATGCCGCCTTTGCCAGATATGCCTTTGTGGTACAGGATACCAGGGGTAGATTCACATCCGAAGGCGATTACATGCCTGGCATGCCCGAAGGCCTTGACGGTTACGATACCGTGGAATGGATAGCATCCGAACCATGGTGCGACGGCAACGTGGGTATGGCCGGTGGCTCCTACCTCGGACGCATTCAGTGGCAGACCGCCATGGAGGCACCTCCCAGCTTGAAGGCCATGGCCCCGCACATAACCACCGCCGGGCCTTTGAGCGAAACCAGAATGAGCGGCCCTCTGGATTTCGAACAATCCGTAAGCTGGTTTGCGCTCATGGCCATTGATATGATTGATAAGTTGGAGAAGCAGGGAAAAGATGTTTCAAAAATGCGGGAAATGATTGATCGGGCCCGATTCAATACGGACGAAGTGATCAATTACCTCCCCTTTAAAGACGTTCCTCACTTTAATTTTGAGGGAGTGCGTCAGGGCTTCCAGCCCGGTAGGGTGGATGCCATTCTCGCAGCCCTCAAGTCTGAGAAGGATCTCTACTGGTCTTATGATAAGGTCCAGGTTCCTTGTATGCATGCCGCTGGCTGGTATGATCTCTTTGTGGGATCCCTGTTTAACAATTTCCTCAGCATGCGGGAAAAAGGCGGTTCGAAAATAGCCCGGGAGGGGCAGTACGTCTTATGCGGACCATGGGCTCATGGGGCAAATTTATTAGCCTTTGTGGGAGGACTTCATTTTGGACCTGTAGCCAGGGGAGTGGCAGCCTTTGTCCAGGAACGGCATCTGGCCTTCTTTGACAAATACCTGCGAGGGATTGATAAAGATATTCCTTTGGTGCGTTACTTTGTCATGGGCCGGGATAGATGGCAGAACGCTGACACCTGGCCCCTGCCTCAAACCGACTGGCAGCGCTTTTATCTTCATAGCAAAGGCCGGGCCAATACCGCATCTGGCAATGGCGTATTGAGTCGAAACGAACCCGGTTCTGAACCGTCTGATATCTTTGTTTACGATCCGCGCTTTCCGGTTCCGACTCTGGGCGGCAGGAATCTGCCTACCGGCAGGCTGGTTCCAGGCCCCTTTGATCAAACGCTGAATGAAAATCGTAGTGATGTTTTATGCTATACCACGCCTGAGCTTCAGGAAGACATGGAGATTACCGGCCCCCTGACCCTTCATCTCTTTGCTTCCACCTCAGCCAAAGATACGGATTTCACGGCCAAGCTGATTGACGTCTATCCCCATGGCGCGGCTTACAACGTTGCCGAAGGATGCATCCGGGCCAAGAACAGGAAGTCGGTCCTCAAGCCTGAGCCCATAACGCCTGGAGAGGTTTATGAGTTTACCATAGACATGGCTCACACCAGTATTGTTCTTCACAAGGGTCACCGCATCCGCCTAGACGTATCAAGCAGCAATTTCCCTCGGATTGATCGCAACATGAACACCGGTAACGCCTTCGGGGAAGACGCTCAAGGTGTGCCAGCAGTGCAGACGATATTTCATCAGTCTGAGTATCCATCATACATTGATCTGCCCGTAATACCGGGCAACAAGTAGAAGGAGCGCCGCGAAGCAATCTCGATCTTGATACTCTTGTATTCATTCAAACGGAACATAATTTTGACAACCACTATAATTCAAGAAATAAAGGAAGGTTGGCATGTCAAATTTCAATAATCTCAGTTCTCAAGAACTCCAGGAATACAAAACCAAATTGATGAAGCGCTACCATGAATTTCAGCTAAAAAATCTGACAATAGATATGACCCGAGGGAAGCCCTGTCCGGAACAACTGGACCTCTCCATGGATATGTTGACCTGCATAAACGCTCAGGATTTTCAGAGCGAAGATGGAGTAGATTGTCGAAATTACGGAGGGTTGGATGGGATTTTAGAAGCAAAAAAGCTTTTTTCGACCTATCTTGAGGTTGAGCCGGATGAGGTCATTATCGGAGGAAATTCCAGCCTGACCATGATGCACGATATCATTTTGCAGGCCATGATTCACGGGGTGGCAGAAGGCAGTGTTTCATGGGGAAAATTATCTCAGGTGAAATTTCTATGTCCCTGTCCTGGTTACGATCGTCATTTCTCGATCTGTGAGCATTTAGGCATTGATATGATTCCCGTGGAAATGAAGGACTACGGCCCGGACATTTCTCAAGTTGAAAGGTTAGCGGCTGAGGATGACGCCGTCAGAGGCATCTGGTGTGTCCCGAAATACAGCAACCCCACCGGAGTGATCTATTCGGATGAGGTGGTGGACCGGCTGGCAAACATGAAAACAAAAGCCGAAGATTTCCGTATCTTCTGGGATAATGCCTATGCCGTTCATCACCTCACGGATCGCCCCAAGAAGTTGAAACATATACTTCAAGCCTGCAAAAAGGCAGGAAATCCGGATAGAGCGCTTATTTTCGGCTCCACTTCTAAAATTACTTTTGCCGGAGCGGGGCTGGCCATGATGGCGGGGAGCAAAAGAAATATAGATTTTGCCAAGAAGCTGATGTTCTTTCAGACCATCGGGCCGGACAAGTTGAATCAGCTTCGCCACGTAAGGTTTTTAAAGAACATGGAAGGCATTGAAAGCCACATGAAAAAACACGCCGCGATCTTGAAACCCAAATTTGACATGGTGCTGAGTATCCTGGAAAAAGAATTAGACGATAAAGATATTGCAACATGGAGTCAACCCGCAGGCGGGTATTTTATCAGCGTGGATACGCCGGATGGATGTGCCGAAGCAGTGATTAAAATGGCGGCAAAGGCAGGTGTCAAATTAACACCTGAAGGTTCCACGTTTCCCTATAAAAAGGACCCCAAAGATCGAAACATACGCCTTGCCCCGACCTTTCCCTCTCTGGAAGATATCCAGACGGCCATTGAGATTTTAACTATCTGTATTCAACTGGTGAGTATTGAAAATTTTGATTTAAGTTCATTCGTTACAAATTGATTCTTAAGGTATCCGCCTGTCTAGCTCATTTTAGAGCGGTTTTTCTTTTTATAGCTGTTTTCAGATGAACGACAGATTGCCTTGGCTGTCAAAATTGAAAGGCCCGGGTCTAGTCACCGCCTCCATAAGAGGGTGCTTACGCACTTTTGCCAGCATCGGCTCGGAAACCATGATTTCTGAAAGTTCGCGGGTATTCTTGATGCAGACGATACGGCAGTCCTCAGGTCTCACCCCAACCAGGGTTTTCGCGGCGAGCTGAATGGCCTCCTGTT
It contains:
- the tsaA gene encoding tRNA (N6-threonylcarbamoyladenosine(37)-N6)-methyltransferase TrmO, with the protein product MEIILKPVGHVRSELKAPSLVASSSDIKLKKNFDQTRKEAREIRTLISELIINPGLDGILDGLEDFSHILVLYWPHLVPPEGRTLTKVHPIGRKDLPLVGVFSTCSPARPNPILVTAVRLLERNENVLKVQGLEAIDGSPIIDLKPYVPSYYSAEEVELSEWMMRINKEISEA
- a CDS encoding aminotransferase class I/II-fold pyridoxal phosphate-dependent enzyme; its protein translation is MSNFNNLSSQELQEYKTKLMKRYHEFQLKNLTIDMTRGKPCPEQLDLSMDMLTCINAQDFQSEDGVDCRNYGGLDGILEAKKLFSTYLEVEPDEVIIGGNSSLTMMHDIILQAMIHGVAEGSVSWGKLSQVKFLCPCPGYDRHFSICEHLGIDMIPVEMKDYGPDISQVERLAAEDDAVRGIWCVPKYSNPTGVIYSDEVVDRLANMKTKAEDFRIFWDNAYAVHHLTDRPKKLKHILQACKKAGNPDRALIFGSTSKITFAGAGLAMMAGSKRNIDFAKKLMFFQTIGPDKLNQLRHVRFLKNMEGIESHMKKHAAILKPKFDMVLSILEKELDDKDIATWSQPAGGYFISVDTPDGCAEAVIKMAAKAGVKLTPEGSTFPYKKDPKDRNIRLAPTFPSLEDIQTAIEILTICIQLVSIENFDLSSFVTN
- a CDS encoding CocE/NonD family hydrolase; amino-acid sequence: MANSIRIDRDIPMKTRDGVVLRADVYRPDDKDKHPAILIRSPYNKQLSGKSDYLSAVDAAFARYAFVVQDTRGRFTSEGDYMPGMPEGLDGYDTVEWIASEPWCDGNVGMAGGSYLGRIQWQTAMEAPPSLKAMAPHITTAGPLSETRMSGPLDFEQSVSWFALMAIDMIDKLEKQGKDVSKMREMIDRARFNTDEVINYLPFKDVPHFNFEGVRQGFQPGRVDAILAALKSEKDLYWSYDKVQVPCMHAAGWYDLFVGSLFNNFLSMREKGGSKIAREGQYVLCGPWAHGANLLAFVGGLHFGPVARGVAAFVQERHLAFFDKYLRGIDKDIPLVRYFVMGRDRWQNADTWPLPQTDWQRFYLHSKGRANTASGNGVLSRNEPGSEPSDIFVYDPRFPVPTLGGRNLPTGRLVPGPFDQTLNENRSDVLCYTTPELQEDMEITGPLTLHLFASTSAKDTDFTAKLIDVYPHGAAYNVAEGCIRAKNRKSVLKPEPITPGEVYEFTIDMAHTSIVLHKGHRIRLDVSSSNFPRIDRNMNTGNAFGEDAQGVPAVQTIFHQSEYPSYIDLPVIPGNK